One Rosa chinensis cultivar Old Blush chromosome 5, RchiOBHm-V2, whole genome shotgun sequence genomic region harbors:
- the LOC112164463 gene encoding uncharacterized protein LOC112164463 isoform X1, protein MNELQEKQEKGTTNVVLPLDEGILIGTCSRLTSEKGYIVTDTSTKFKILTSTVGVVVSGFMGRADNVWEHLINWVKGEVEPTVYRVASAAHQYMDIHRSKGRYNATFIFIGHDYADNHLVPYIFRVEDLAAPPDEVSKGVSFVMDCEKIIVAGSGGGWALTKLNSCWRENMNVEVAYHVIKSSLLESALKEKDTGGIFRFFFMSPRLRTLRASHVCDSYMEKFEEYHESNQRAIFILCCDIGNATHFSYTFRHYGKVEHNQCLFEVDRVSFHRIEFQNAQSVDSAIKDSKTGQSIEEPFCHFRTIQLIASDGFVGEVFISMASQLILGKVMEHWKYVEA, encoded by the exons ATGAATGAGTTACAG GAGAAACAGGAAAAGGGTACGACGAACGTGGTCCTTCCTCTAGATGAAGGAATTCTCATTGGGACTTGTTCAAGATTAACCAGTGAGAAGGGTTATATAG TTACAGATACGTCAACAAAGTTCAAGATTTTGACATCTACTGTAGGAGTAGTAGTGTCGGGTTTTATGGGTAGAGCTGACAATGTTTGGGAGCATTTAATAAATTgg GTCAAAGGTGAGGTGGAACCTACCGTATATAGGGTAGCAAGTGCTGCTCATCAGTATATGGATATTCACAGGTCAAAGGGCCGGTATAATGCTACATTTATATTTATTGGACATGATTATGCAGACAATCATCTG GTGCCTTACATATTTAGGGTTGAAGATCTGGCTGCTCCACCTGATGAAGTTAGCAAAGGTGTTAGTTTTGTTATGGATTGTGAAAAAATAATTGTAGCTGGGTCGGGCGGTGGATGGGCATTGACCAAATTAAATAG TTGTTGGAGGGAGAACATGAATGTTGAGGTTGCATATCATGTTATCAAGTCATCTTTGTTAGAGTCTGCGCTTAAAGAGAAGGACACGGGGGGTATTTTCAGAT TTTTTTTTATGAGCCCACGATTGCGTACTCTACGTGCTTCCCATGTGTGTGACTCATATATGGAAAAATTTGAAGAATACCATGAGTCTAATCAGAGGGCTATTTTCATATTGTGTTGTGATATTGGAAATGCTACTCATTTCTCCTACACATTCAG GCATTATGGTAAAGTTGAGCATAACCAATGCCTTTTTGAGGTTGACAGAGTTAGTTTTCACAGAATAGAGTTTCAAAATGCACAATCTGTTGATTCGGCAATCAAAGATTCTAAAACTGGACAGTCGATAGAAGAGCCATTCTGCCACTTTCGGACTATTCAACTTATAGCATCAGATGGCTTTGTTGGTGAGGTTTTTATCAGTATGGCTTCACAATTGATATTAGGAAAAGTTATGGAACATTGGAAGTATGTTGAGGCTTGA
- the LOC112164463 gene encoding uncharacterized protein LOC112164463 isoform X2, which yields MNELQEKGTTNVVLPLDEGILIGTCSRLTSEKGYIVTDTSTKFKILTSTVGVVVSGFMGRADNVWEHLINWVKGEVEPTVYRVASAAHQYMDIHRSKGRYNATFIFIGHDYADNHLVPYIFRVEDLAAPPDEVSKGVSFVMDCEKIIVAGSGGGWALTKLNSCWRENMNVEVAYHVIKSSLLESALKEKDTGGIFRFFFMSPRLRTLRASHVCDSYMEKFEEYHESNQRAIFILCCDIGNATHFSYTFRHYGKVEHNQCLFEVDRVSFHRIEFQNAQSVDSAIKDSKTGQSIEEPFCHFRTIQLIASDGFVGEVFISMASQLILGKVMEHWKYVEA from the exons ATGAATGAGTTACAG GAAAAGGGTACGACGAACGTGGTCCTTCCTCTAGATGAAGGAATTCTCATTGGGACTTGTTCAAGATTAACCAGTGAGAAGGGTTATATAG TTACAGATACGTCAACAAAGTTCAAGATTTTGACATCTACTGTAGGAGTAGTAGTGTCGGGTTTTATGGGTAGAGCTGACAATGTTTGGGAGCATTTAATAAATTgg GTCAAAGGTGAGGTGGAACCTACCGTATATAGGGTAGCAAGTGCTGCTCATCAGTATATGGATATTCACAGGTCAAAGGGCCGGTATAATGCTACATTTATATTTATTGGACATGATTATGCAGACAATCATCTG GTGCCTTACATATTTAGGGTTGAAGATCTGGCTGCTCCACCTGATGAAGTTAGCAAAGGTGTTAGTTTTGTTATGGATTGTGAAAAAATAATTGTAGCTGGGTCGGGCGGTGGATGGGCATTGACCAAATTAAATAG TTGTTGGAGGGAGAACATGAATGTTGAGGTTGCATATCATGTTATCAAGTCATCTTTGTTAGAGTCTGCGCTTAAAGAGAAGGACACGGGGGGTATTTTCAGAT TTTTTTTTATGAGCCCACGATTGCGTACTCTACGTGCTTCCCATGTGTGTGACTCATATATGGAAAAATTTGAAGAATACCATGAGTCTAATCAGAGGGCTATTTTCATATTGTGTTGTGATATTGGAAATGCTACTCATTTCTCCTACACATTCAG GCATTATGGTAAAGTTGAGCATAACCAATGCCTTTTTGAGGTTGACAGAGTTAGTTTTCACAGAATAGAGTTTCAAAATGCACAATCTGTTGATTCGGCAATCAAAGATTCTAAAACTGGACAGTCGATAGAAGAGCCATTCTGCCACTTTCGGACTATTCAACTTATAGCATCAGATGGCTTTGTTGGTGAGGTTTTTATCAGTATGGCTTCACAATTGATATTAGGAAAAGTTATGGAACATTGGAAGTATGTTGAGGCTTGA
- the LOC112164463 gene encoding uncharacterized protein LOC112164463 isoform X3 translates to MGRADNVWEHLINWVKGEVEPTVYRVASAAHQYMDIHRSKGRYNATFIFIGHDYADNHLVPYIFRVEDLAAPPDEVSKGVSFVMDCEKIIVAGSGGGWALTKLNSCWRENMNVEVAYHVIKSSLLESALKEKDTGGIFRFFFMSPRLRTLRASHVCDSYMEKFEEYHESNQRAIFILCCDIGNATHFSYTFRHYGKVEHNQCLFEVDRVSFHRIEFQNAQSVDSAIKDSKTGQSIEEPFCHFRTIQLIASDGFVGEVFISMASQLILGKVMEHWKYVEA, encoded by the exons ATGGGTAGAGCTGACAATGTTTGGGAGCATTTAATAAATTgg GTCAAAGGTGAGGTGGAACCTACCGTATATAGGGTAGCAAGTGCTGCTCATCAGTATATGGATATTCACAGGTCAAAGGGCCGGTATAATGCTACATTTATATTTATTGGACATGATTATGCAGACAATCATCTG GTGCCTTACATATTTAGGGTTGAAGATCTGGCTGCTCCACCTGATGAAGTTAGCAAAGGTGTTAGTTTTGTTATGGATTGTGAAAAAATAATTGTAGCTGGGTCGGGCGGTGGATGGGCATTGACCAAATTAAATAG TTGTTGGAGGGAGAACATGAATGTTGAGGTTGCATATCATGTTATCAAGTCATCTTTGTTAGAGTCTGCGCTTAAAGAGAAGGACACGGGGGGTATTTTCAGAT TTTTTTTTATGAGCCCACGATTGCGTACTCTACGTGCTTCCCATGTGTGTGACTCATATATGGAAAAATTTGAAGAATACCATGAGTCTAATCAGAGGGCTATTTTCATATTGTGTTGTGATATTGGAAATGCTACTCATTTCTCCTACACATTCAG GCATTATGGTAAAGTTGAGCATAACCAATGCCTTTTTGAGGTTGACAGAGTTAGTTTTCACAGAATAGAGTTTCAAAATGCACAATCTGTTGATTCGGCAATCAAAGATTCTAAAACTGGACAGTCGATAGAAGAGCCATTCTGCCACTTTCGGACTATTCAACTTATAGCATCAGATGGCTTTGTTGGTGAGGTTTTTATCAGTATGGCTTCACAATTGATATTAGGAAAAGTTATGGAACATTGGAAGTATGTTGAGGCTTGA